From the genome of Mycoplasma anserisalpingitidis, one region includes:
- the lgt gene encoding prolipoprotein diacylglyceryl transferase, with amino-acid sequence MNQPTPIWVPEVGIRAGANTPLFSIGSYDFRVYSLMIMLGIIASILSIAFFWYRAKYKIEILMTFILITVPSAIIGARLGFVVEELLYSPNPFAGSHWYAIWDGGLSIQGGVILAVILDLWYGYTQRDVIDMRKVASYIIPTILIGQFIGRWGNFANHELYGRIDYSGQSSLIFGKSFAQNMYIIDNLSESLYGQGVAAYRYPLFLYEGIANIIGYLIIVWIFNLFGIFKPGATSGLYFIHYGIVRSIMEPYRQDSYNLYIVVSIIFAIVGLLVFVYFEFFSRTNYIRVKKSYYWDWEYASEKTVESKFTFKKFLAKLK; translated from the coding sequence ATGAATCAGCCTACTCCAATTTGAGTTCCTGAAGTAGGAATTCGTGCTGGTGCAAATACCCCTTTATTTAGCATTGGTTCATATGATTTTAGAGTTTATTCATTGATGATTATGCTTGGTATCATAGCTTCGATTTTATCAATTGCATTTTTCTGATATCGTGCAAAATATAAAATTGAAATTTTAATGACTTTTATTTTAATTACTGTTCCTTCTGCAATCATTGGGGCTCGTTTAGGTTTTGTGGTCGAAGAATTACTTTATTCACCTAATCCATTTGCAGGTTCACACTGATACGCAATCTGAGATGGGGGACTTTCGATTCAAGGTGGTGTTATTCTCGCTGTTATCTTAGATTTATGATATGGTTATACCCAGAGAGATGTTATCGACATGCGTAAAGTTGCTTCGTACATCATTCCGACAATTTTAATTGGTCAATTCATAGGACGTTGAGGTAACTTTGCTAACCATGAACTTTACGGTAGAATTGATTATTCAGGACAAAGTTCATTAATTTTTGGTAAAAGTTTTGCACAAAATATGTACATAATTGACAATTTAAGTGAATCATTATACGGACAAGGTGTTGCAGCATATCGTTATCCTTTATTCCTTTATGAAGGTATTGCAAACATAATTGGATACTTGATTATCGTTTGAATATTTAATTTATTTGGAATTTTTAAACCTGGTGCTACTTCAGGATTGTATTTTATCCACTATGGTATAGTTCGTAGTATTATGGAACCTTATCGTCAAGATTCGTATAATCTTTATATTGTTGTTTCAATCATATTTGCTATTGTCGGACTTCTTGTATTTGTTTACTTTGAATTCTTTAGTAGAACAAACTATATAAGAGTTAAAAAATCGTACTATTGAGATTGAGAATATGCAAGTGAAAAAACTGTTGAAAGTAAATTTACATTCAAGAAATTTTTAGCTAAACTTAAATAA
- a CDS encoding ATP-binding cassette domain-containing protein has translation MKYLFKLKGISTLIFTLLLILFAIEFVISYFYGILINYLTLSLTDESTKYLLIYLGLLVLSIIISFIYSIFQNKLATRINLFISKKIYTSYANLKLSESIKYERNDWFYILTQAPFKYVNEYVLQVFTLLKSVLSFLAIIVAASVISPITISYTLPAFIIYLIIIYLLRHKLNKVSDLQKTLYTIPMAESQKYIEYLFTSSINSRSNELANSYANSLENKIYKKINNLSNIYSIYIFVLQSFALLYTFIILSLSMVVWVVNPALITIASLSVLMTKFFELNSYSTSIVNALTVIKVAKNVFNDVIEKVNLTEKSILNAEINHEKEVVNFESLELKDVSLTLENKEILKNINLRIKRNDKVLITGASGSGKSTLLKLLTGHYEDISSGLIILNNNVVNNLESLQGNSFLATTSMNFFESNLNENLTLNNSQNTKVQELLKLFNMEVKLDDEIVDKDPEFSTGQNQRLALIQALMSDKEILLFDESFSNIDKENFDVILPYILNLDKTIIIISHTLNSEHINKFDQLINIKNGEINEA, from the coding sequence ATGAAATATTTATTTAAACTCAAAGGTATTTCAACATTAATTTTTACCTTATTATTAATCCTTTTTGCAATTGAATTTGTTATTTCATATTTTTATGGTATTTTAATAAATTATTTAACTTTATCATTAACTGATGAGAGCACAAAATATTTATTAATTTATTTAGGATTATTAGTACTATCAATAATCATTTCATTTATTTATAGTATTTTTCAAAATAAACTAGCTACCAGAATAAACTTATTTATAAGCAAGAAAATTTATACTAGTTATGCTAATTTAAAATTATCTGAAAGTATAAAGTATGAAAGAAATGACTGATTTTACATACTAACTCAAGCACCATTTAAATATGTTAATGAATATGTTCTACAAGTATTCACACTACTTAAATCAGTTTTATCATTCTTGGCTATTATAGTTGCGGCGAGTGTGATTTCACCAATAACTATAAGTTATACTTTACCAGCATTTATAATTTATTTAATTATTATTTACTTACTAAGACACAAGCTAAACAAAGTTTCTGACTTACAAAAAACTTTATATACAATTCCAATGGCGGAAAGTCAAAAATATATTGAATATCTTTTTACTAGTTCTATAAATAGTCGTTCAAACGAATTGGCAAATTCATATGCAAACTCATTAGAAAATAAAATCTATAAAAAGATCAATAACCTTTCAAACATTTATTCAATTTATATATTTGTTTTACAATCGTTTGCTTTACTATATACATTTATCATTTTAAGTTTGAGTATGGTTGTTTGGGTAGTTAATCCTGCTTTAATTACTATAGCATCACTATCAGTTTTAATGACAAAATTTTTTGAGCTTAACTCTTATTCAACTTCAATTGTTAATGCACTAACAGTAATTAAAGTTGCCAAAAATGTATTTAATGACGTTATTGAAAAAGTAAATTTAACTGAAAAAAGTATTCTTAATGCTGAGATTAATCACGAAAAAGAAGTTGTTAATTTTGAATCGCTTGAACTTAAAGATGTTAGTTTAACTCTAGAAAATAAAGAAATATTAAAAAATATTAATTTAAGAATTAAAAGAAATGATAAAGTTTTAATCACAGGTGCAAGTGGTTCAGGTAAATCGACATTGTTAAAATTATTAACAGGTCACTATGAAGACATAAGTTCTGGGTTAATTATATTAAATAATAATGTAGTTAATAATCTTGAAAGTCTTCAAGGTAATTCATTTTTAGCTACTACAAGTATGAATTTCTTTGAGTCAAATTTAAATGAGAACTTAACATTAAATAATTCTCAAAATACTAAAGTACAAGAGTTGCTTAAATTATTTAACATGGAAGTTAAACTTGATGATGAAATTGTTGATAAAGACCCAGAGTTTTCAACTGGCCAAAATCAACGTTTAGCTCTTATTCAAGCATTAATGAGCGACAAAGAAATATTACTATTTGACGAAAGTTTTTCAAACATTGATAAAGAGAATTTTGATGTAATTTTACCTTATATATTAAACCTTGATAAAACTATAATTATAATTTCGCATACATTAAATAGTGAACACATTAATAAATTTGACCAATTAATTAATATAAAGAATGGAGAAATCAATGAAGCTTAA
- a CDS encoding IS30 family transposase: protein MNYTQLKPEERLIIQINYGFKTLKEIAEMLRRSVSTISREVKRNSNIYGEYDAAYANKKTKIRKCYSRNHNAFANKEFNDFFTEHYEKNYHGVEATLKLYQEKTGKKGYSIRTLYKWIKLNIWVLKMKNRLRKGYVKNGKRKTDYKIRLTHGNKFVFPIPMRPKSIETREKWGHWEIDLVIGRKGKGYHNLLTLTERKTRFTIIKKVTSKFWFEINKVLNEIIKDYPFPFLSITSDNGFEFQALGLVAYKNDLLIYKAQPYCSFQRGSNEHFNGLIRRKFKKGFDFTELTDEEVQELQDEINNMPRKIFGFKSSREMAEQELNIEMILLDLLPNLE from the coding sequence ATGAATTATACACAATTAAAACCAGAAGAGAGATTAATTATTCAAATCAACTATGGTTTCAAAACATTAAAAGAAATTGCAGAAATGTTAAGAAGATCTGTAAGTACAATCTCTAGAGAAGTTAAACGAAATTCGAATATCTACGGTGAATATGATGCTGCATATGCTAATAAAAAAACAAAAATTCGAAAATGCTATTCAAGGAATCATAATGCTTTTGCAAACAAAGAATTTAATGATTTCTTTACTGAACACTATGAAAAAAATTATCATGGCGTTGAAGCTACTCTTAAACTTTATCAGGAAAAAACAGGTAAAAAAGGTTATTCTATTAGAACTCTTTACAAATGAATTAAATTAAATATTTGAGTCCTGAAAATGAAAAACCGTTTAAGAAAAGGGTATGTTAAGAATGGTAAAAGAAAGACTGATTATAAGATTAGATTAACGCATGGTAACAAGTTTGTTTTCCCTATACCTATGCGGCCTAAAAGTATAGAAACTAGAGAAAAATGGGGTCATTGAGAAATTGACTTAGTTATTGGAAGAAAGGGAAAAGGGTATCACAACTTACTAACTTTAACAGAGAGAAAAACACGTTTTACCATTATAAAAAAGGTCACTAGCAAATTTTGATTTGAGATAAACAAGGTGCTGAATGAAATAATTAAGGATTATCCATTTCCATTTTTATCAATAACTTCAGATAATGGATTTGAATTTCAAGCCTTAGGATTAGTAGCCTATAAAAATGACTTATTAATTTATAAAGCACAACCATATTGTTCATTTCAAAGAGGTTCAAATGAACATTTTAATGGACTAATTCGTAGAAAATTCAAAAAAGGATTTGATTTTACAGAATTAACTGATGAAGAAGTTCAAGAACTTCAAGATGAAATAAACAATATGCCAAGAAAAATTTTTGGTTTTAAATCTTCTAGAGAAATGGCTGAACAAGAGTTAAATATAGAAATGATTTTACTAGATCTTTTACCTAATCTTGAATAA
- a CDS encoding nucleotidyl transferase AbiEii/AbiGii toxin family protein has product MKEKLEKLWRYFITKEKLTYICRKISEDTGVSFNSVMLCYFLESILKKLATSKYKGKFIFKGGFLLSNVVGINTRTTTDIDFLLHNLELSKQNVIQILNEVFEPQKSDVVFYELRSIESIKKEDEYGGFRVSVLCKMENIKQIIPLDIATGDIITPHPIDYKYISSFDSDEIRIKAYPLETMLAEKIHTIYDKGFLNSRSKDYYDLYIIYKLKQKEVNWKILKDACIKTFKYRKTEFNIRKIIDLLEDLRNDDSFLERWKSYSIKNNFVKETTFEEIIDNNIELIKKI; this is encoded by the coding sequence TTGAAAGAAAAGTTAGAGAAATTATGGAGGTATTTTATTACTAAAGAAAAATTAACATATATTTGTCGTAAAATTAGTGAAGATACTGGAGTATCGTTTAATTCAGTTATGTTATGCTACTTTTTAGAAAGTATATTAAAAAAGCTTGCTACGAGCAAATATAAAGGAAAATTTATTTTTAAGGGTGGGTTTTTATTATCAAATGTAGTTGGTATAAACACAAGAACCACAACAGATATTGATTTTCTTCTTCACAATTTAGAGTTATCTAAGCAGAATGTTATTCAAATATTAAATGAAGTTTTTGAACCTCAAAAATCAGATGTTGTATTTTACGAATTGCGAAGTATTGAATCAATTAAAAAAGAAGATGAATACGGAGGATTTCGTGTAAGTGTATTATGTAAAATGGAAAACATAAAACAAATTATTCCACTTGATATTGCTACTGGAGATATTATTACTCCACATCCGATAGATTATAAATATATAAGTTCATTTGATTCTGATGAAATAAGGATTAAAGCATATCCTTTAGAAACAATGCTTGCCGAAAAAATACACACTATTTACGACAAAGGATTTTTAAACAGCAGAAGTAAAGACTACTATGATCTTTATATAATTTATAAATTAAAACAAAAAGAAGTGAATTGAAAAATATTAAAGGATGCGTGCATTAAAACCTTTAAATATCGAAAAACAGAATTTAATATAAGAAAAATTATAGATTTATTGGAAGATTTAAGAAATGATGATTCTTTCTTGGAAAGATGAAAATCTTATTCTATTAAAAATAATTTTGTCAAAGAAACAACATTTGAAGAAATAATAGATAACAACATAGAATTGATTAAAAAAATATAA
- the uvrA gene encoding excinuclease ABC subunit UvrA, producing the protein MKNQEIIIKGARENNLKNISLTIPKNKLVVFTGLSGSGKSSLAFNTIYEEGRRRYVDSLSSYARMFLGGTSKPDVDSIEGLSPSISIEQKTTHNNPRSTVGTVTELYDYFRLLFARIGKPYCPKHKILISSQTSKSIINKVIEENLEEKLIIYAPLVDNEKGTHKNLLERYKSEGYVRVRIDGITYKFEDKIDLDKNSRHTIDLVIDRVKVDENNKLRITQAIEIAFKISNGLLKIENIDKNIEKLYSKNHSCVYKDFDMPKIETKLFSFNAPNGMCHHCRGIGVDIKADFDALVPEPWRTIDQGAIKIFQNTVNTSNLEWQEFEVLLKHYNIPTNKPIEEFTKEELEIIKYGSEEEIEYVLTSTSGNVSRRKKQIEGVLTKVENQYYDTSSERIRDWLKKYMGTFSCSVCKGSRLNDKALAVLINDKNIYQVTQMSISDCLIFVENLNLSENEKTISSLILSEINSRLSFLKNVGLEYLTLDRNAETLSGGEAQRIRLATQIGSKLSGVLYVLDEPSIGLHQRDNQKLIKALREMVDLGNSLIVVEHDEETIFSADYIVDIGPEAGVHGGKVVAQGTVEDIAKAKESITGQYLSGEKFIPVPKSRRSGNGKVVTIKGAKENNLKDIDVTIPLGKFVCVTGVSGSGKSTLINDILVNGVQSTISKGNTEYIKKAKFKSINGLFNIDKLIAVSQTPIGRTPRSNPATYVGVFDLIREIFSNVEEARARGYTKSQFSFNVQGGRCEKCFGEGYIKIEMHFLPDVYTPCDDCDGTRFKQETLEIRYHGLNIAEILDLTVEEALQVFENKAKIKDILQIMYDVGLGYVKLGQSSTTLSGGEAQRIKLALYLQKKPTGKTIYVLDEPTTGLHTHDVSKLLKILNRIVDNGDSVVVIEHNLDVIKSADYIIDLGPDGGINGGQVVASGTPEQVAENENSYTGSFLKQILLKEK; encoded by the coding sequence ATGAAAAATCAAGAAATTATTATTAAAGGAGCAAGAGAAAATAACTTAAAAAATATTAGTCTTACTATCCCAAAAAACAAATTAGTTGTTTTCACTGGATTAAGTGGTTCAGGGAAAAGTTCTCTTGCCTTTAACACAATTTATGAAGAAGGTAGAAGAAGATATGTTGATTCTCTAAGTTCATATGCAAGAATGTTTTTGGGTGGAACTAGTAAACCGGATGTTGACAGTATCGAAGGACTATCTCCATCAATTTCAATCGAACAAAAAACTACACATAATAACCCACGTTCTACAGTTGGTACAGTAACTGAATTATATGATTACTTTAGATTGCTTTTTGCTAGAATTGGTAAGCCATATTGTCCAAAACATAAGATATTAATATCTTCTCAAACTTCAAAAAGTATTATAAATAAGGTTATAGAAGAAAATTTAGAAGAGAAATTGATTATTTATGCACCACTTGTAGATAACGAAAAAGGAACTCATAAAAACTTACTTGAAAGATATAAAAGTGAAGGTTATGTAAGAGTTAGAATTGATGGAATAACCTATAAATTTGAAGATAAAATTGACCTGGATAAAAACTCACGTCATACAATTGATTTGGTGATTGATAGAGTTAAAGTTGATGAAAATAACAAATTAAGAATTACACAAGCAATTGAAATTGCTTTCAAGATTTCTAATGGTTTACTAAAAATAGAAAATATTGATAAAAACATCGAAAAGTTATATTCAAAAAATCACTCTTGTGTTTATAAAGATTTTGACATGCCTAAAATTGAAACTAAATTATTTTCTTTCAATGCTCCAAATGGAATGTGTCATCATTGTAGAGGTATAGGTGTTGATATCAAAGCTGATTTTGATGCATTAGTTCCTGAACCTTGAAGAACTATTGACCAAGGTGCAATAAAAATCTTTCAAAACACAGTAAACACTTCTAATTTGGAATGACAAGAATTTGAAGTGCTACTAAAACATTACAATATTCCTACTAACAAACCAATCGAAGAATTTACCAAAGAAGAATTAGAAATAATCAAGTATGGTTCTGAAGAAGAAATTGAATATGTTTTAACTTCAACAAGCGGTAATGTTTCAAGAAGAAAAAAACAAATTGAGGGTGTTTTAACTAAAGTTGAAAATCAATATTATGACACTTCGAGTGAAAGAATTAGAGATTGACTTAAAAAATACATGGGAACTTTTAGTTGTTCAGTATGTAAAGGGTCAAGACTAAATGATAAAGCACTTGCAGTATTAATTAATGATAAAAATATTTATCAAGTTACTCAAATGTCGATTTCTGATTGTTTAATTTTTGTCGAAAACTTAAATTTATCTGAAAATGAAAAAACTATTTCAAGTCTTATTTTAAGTGAAATTAACTCTAGATTAAGTTTCCTTAAAAATGTTGGTTTAGAATATTTAACACTTGACAGAAATGCTGAAACTCTTAGTGGTGGAGAAGCACAAAGAATTAGATTAGCAACTCAAATTGGTTCCAAACTCTCTGGAGTACTTTATGTACTTGATGAACCATCGATCGGATTACACCAAAGAGATAATCAAAAATTAATAAAAGCATTAAGAGAAATGGTTGATTTAGGTAATTCATTAATTGTGGTTGAACATGACGAAGAAACGATTTTTTCAGCTGATTATATCGTTGACATAGGTCCAGAAGCTGGTGTTCATGGTGGTAAAGTTGTGGCTCAAGGAACTGTAGAAGACATTGCTAAAGCCAAAGAATCTATTACCGGACAATATCTCTCTGGTGAAAAATTTATCCCAGTTCCAAAATCTCGTAGAAGTGGAAATGGAAAAGTTGTAACAATTAAAGGAGCAAAAGAAAACAATCTTAAAGATATCGATGTTACAATTCCGCTTGGTAAATTTGTTTGTGTTACAGGGGTTTCTGGTTCAGGTAAGTCTACTTTAATTAATGATATTTTAGTCAATGGCGTTCAAAGTACAATAAGTAAAGGAAATACTGAGTACATTAAAAAAGCTAAATTTAAGTCAATTAATGGTTTATTTAACATTGATAAATTAATAGCAGTTTCACAAACTCCTATCGGAAGAACTCCTAGATCTAATCCAGCAACTTATGTTGGTGTATTTGATTTAATTAGAGAAATTTTTAGTAATGTTGAAGAAGCACGTGCACGTGGCTACACAAAATCTCAATTTAGTTTTAATGTGCAAGGTGGACGTTGTGAAAAATGTTTCGGTGAAGGTTATATAAAAATAGAAATGCACTTTTTACCAGATGTTTATACTCCTTGTGATGATTGTGATGGAACTAGATTTAAACAAGAAACACTTGAAATTAGATATCACGGGTTAAATATTGCTGAAATTTTAGATTTAACTGTTGAAGAAGCACTCCAAGTTTTTGAAAACAAAGCTAAAATTAAAGATATTTTACAAATTATGTACGATGTTGGTCTCGGTTACGTAAAACTAGGTCAAAGTTCAACTACTCTTAGTGGTGGAGAAGCACAAAGAATTAAATTAGCCCTTTATTTACAAAAGAAACCTACAGGTAAAACTATTTATGTTTTAGATGAACCAACCACAGGATTGCATACTCATGATGTTTCTAAATTACTAAAAATATTGAATAGAATTGTCGATAATGGTGATTCAGTTGTGGTTATCGAACATAATTTAGATGTAATAAAATCAGCAGACTATATTATTGATTTAGGACCTGATGGCGGAATTAATGGCGGTCAAGTTGTTGCTTCTGGAACACCCGAACAAGTTGCTGAAAATGAAAATAGTTATACTGGTTCATTCCTTAAACAAATACTATTAAAAGAAAAATAA
- a CDS encoding type IV toxin-antitoxin system AbiEi family antitoxin domain-containing protein produces MKATIKKFNIGYKKKIENYLKESGGIITTSYCREHNIPTIYINRLLKEGKISRIARGVYITKWGNYDDLFLIQHQYKKVIFSYEIALYLLGQTDKIPWNIDISVYNGYKFNKKDNKLNIHYVKKSIYNLGVIKKTTMFGNEVRLYSYERILCDFIANKKEMDIEVYVNLIRSYSEYKEKDIHSLYKIAKQMGIERKVREIMEVFYY; encoded by the coding sequence GTGAAAGCAACAATTAAAAAATTCAATATAGGATACAAGAAAAAAATAGAAAATTATCTTAAAGAATCAGGTGGTATTATAACGACTTCATACTGTAGAGAACACAATATTCCAACCATATACATTAATCGTTTATTGAAGGAAGGAAAAATAAGCAGAATTGCAAGAGGTGTTTATATAACAAAATGAGGCAATTATGATGATTTGTTTCTTATTCAACATCAGTATAAAAAAGTTATTTTTTCATATGAAATTGCACTCTACTTACTTGGTCAAACTGATAAAATACCATGAAATATAGATATTTCTGTATATAACGGTTATAAATTCAACAAAAAAGATAATAAGTTAAATATTCATTATGTAAAAAAATCGATATATAATCTAGGTGTTATTAAAAAAACAACTATGTTTGGAAATGAGGTAAGACTTTATTCGTACGAAAGAATATTGTGTGATTTCATTGCAAACAAAAAAGAAATGGATATAGAAGTTTATGTAAATCTCATTCGTTCTTACTCTGAATATAAAGAAAAAGATATACATTCACTTTATAAAATTGCTAAACAAATGGGAATTGAAAGAAAAGTTAGAGAAATTATGGAGGTATTTTATTACTAA
- a CDS encoding alpha/beta hydrolase, which yields MTNLEWNKTFKKYEEVECQKVSFTNRYGIEIVADMYYPRNTNDKLPALAVSGPFGAVKEQCSGLYGQEMAKRGFVSVVFDPSFTGESGGNPRNMALPDINTEDFQSAVDFLSNNKKVEQYKIGIIGVCGWGGLALNTAAIDTRVKATLVSTMYDMSRLNANGYFDGENTKEHRHSKKLTLNNLRTREFKTKNYSRMGGCLEIPVDESMPLFVKEYSDYYKRKDRGYHERSLNSNQGWNSIGSMSFINQPILQYSNEIRSAVLMIHGDKAHSYYFAKDAYENMLKGNKYTENKFFLPIKDANHVDLYDGGNKHFIPFDKIEEFFKKYLS from the coding sequence ATGACAAATTTAGAATGAAATAAAACATTTAAAAAATACGAAGAAGTAGAATGTCAAAAGGTTTCATTTACAAATAGATATGGAATTGAAATTGTTGCTGATATGTATTACCCAAGAAATACAAATGATAAACTTCCTGCTTTAGCTGTTAGCGGACCATTTGGTGCTGTTAAAGAACAATGTTCTGGTTTATATGGGCAAGAAATGGCTAAAAGAGGTTTTGTATCTGTTGTATTTGACCCATCATTTACAGGCGAAAGTGGTGGAAATCCAAGAAATATGGCTTTGCCTGATATTAACACTGAAGATTTTCAATCAGCAGTAGATTTTCTTTCAAATAACAAGAAAGTTGAGCAATATAAAATCGGAATTATTGGTGTTTGTGGTTGAGGTGGTCTAGCTTTGAACACAGCTGCTATTGATACAAGAGTTAAAGCAACTTTGGTTTCAACAATGTATGATATGTCTCGTTTAAATGCTAATGGATATTTTGATGGAGAAAACACCAAAGAACATCGTCATAGCAAAAAGTTAACCTTAAATAATTTAAGAACCAGAGAATTTAAGACAAAAAACTACTCTAGAATGGGCGGGTGTTTGGAAATTCCTGTTGATGAAAGTATGCCTCTATTTGTTAAAGAATATAGTGACTATTACAAAAGAAAAGATAGAGGTTATCATGAAAGAAGTCTAAATTCTAATCAAGGTTGGAATTCTATCGGATCTATGTCGTTTATAAATCAACCAATTTTACAATATAGCAATGAAATTCGTTCTGCTGTGCTTATGATTCATGGTGACAAGGCACATTCATATTATTTTGCTAAAGATGCATACGAGAATATGTTAAAAGGTAATAAATACACAGAAAATAAATTTTTTTTACCTATAAAAGACGCAAACCACGTTGACTTATATGACGGTGGAAACAAACATTTTATCCCATTTGATAAAATTGAAGAATTTTTTAAAAAATATTTATCATAA
- a CDS encoding cyclophilin-like fold protein — MPHNDKYMRTEVGDIVLYDSNKIVIFYGSNSWSYTKIGRINEISEFKHILSSGTQEIVFELE, encoded by the coding sequence CTGCCTCACAATGATAAATATATGAGAACCGAAGTCGGTGATATTGTATTATATGACTCGAACAAAATTGTAATTTTTTATGGAAGCAATTCTTGAAGTTACACAAAAATAGGTAGAATAAATGAAATTTCTGAATTCAAACATATTTTAAGTTCCGGAACTCAAGAAATTGTATTTGAATTAGAATAA
- the hprK gene encoding HPr(Ser) kinase/phosphatase, with protein MSNNKSINSKKIIDMYNLDVINFESNPNFLDVKAPAIKRVGLELAQFIDHPYIQKNIISWGTTESTWFLSIGKEKTCEALRFVFKYTPPLVILSKGVSPDVIPWIVESANEFKIPVCITNHSNSTITTTIGSQLNSFFAEETQIHGSLVQVGGVGVLIIGQSGLGKSEATLDLIQKGNIFISDDAVLIKNIGGVVYGRSPEITRNFLEVRGIGIIDVKYTYGIRSVASKCQIQLVIELVEKTEQNSLDRLGTQILTYTILNTKIKKIRIPVKDGSNTASLIEAAVSTYLARHDGYDVIKTIESRREN; from the coding sequence ATGAGTAATAATAAAAGTATAAATTCCAAAAAAATCATCGACATGTACAACTTAGATGTAATTAATTTTGAGTCTAATCCAAACTTTTTAGATGTCAAAGCTCCTGCGATTAAGCGTGTAGGTCTTGAATTAGCTCAATTTATTGATCATCCTTATATTCAAAAAAACATTATTTCTTGAGGAACAACCGAAAGTACATGATTTTTATCAATTGGAAAAGAAAAAACCTGTGAAGCACTTAGATTTGTATTTAAATACACACCACCACTTGTAATTCTTTCAAAAGGAGTTAGTCCTGATGTCATTCCTTGAATAGTGGAATCGGCAAATGAATTTAAAATTCCTGTTTGTATAACAAATCATTCTAATTCAACTATTACAACAACCATCGGTTCTCAATTAAATAGTTTCTTTGCTGAAGAGACACAAATTCATGGTAGTTTAGTTCAAGTCGGAGGAGTTGGTGTACTAATAATAGGTCAATCAGGTTTAGGTAAGTCTGAAGCAACGCTTGACTTAATCCAAAAAGGTAATATCTTTATTTCTGATGATGCAGTTTTAATTAAAAACATCGGTGGTGTTGTCTATGGTAGAAGTCCTGAGATAACAAGAAATTTCTTGGAAGTTCGCGGAATTGGAATCATTGATGTTAAATATACATATGGAATTCGTTCAGTAGCTTCTAAATGTCAAATTCAGTTAGTAATTGAATTAGTTGAAAAAACCGAACAAAACTCATTAGACAGACTTGGTACACAAATCCTTACTTATACAATATTAAATACTAAAATCAAAAAAATTAGAATTCCAGTAAAAGATGGAAGTAACACTGCTTCACTAATAGAAGCAGCGGTAAGCACTTATCTAGCTAGACATGATGGATATGATGTAATTAAAACAATAGAGTCAAGAAGGGAGAATTAA